The following proteins are co-located in the Pseudomonas cavernae genome:
- a CDS encoding HD domain-containing protein — MQHERAQFTHMEDGTAEDWAIISREFRTHYGPYLPDRILAHLQLLEGDCGGFAVDRLSHSLQTATRAWEDGQDEEYVVCALLHDIGDTLGSYNHPDIAAAILKPFVSEENLWMVEKHGIVQSYYFFHLLGKDRNLRDQLRDHPCFERTVEFCARYDALAFDPDYPTKPLEFFEPMLRRVFAEPKRSMYVPALGRK; from the coding sequence ATGCAGCACGAACGCGCTCAATTTACCCACATGGAAGACGGTACCGCCGAGGACTGGGCAATCATCAGCCGCGAATTCCGCACCCACTACGGCCCCTATCTGCCGGATCGCATCCTCGCCCACCTGCAGCTGCTCGAAGGCGACTGTGGCGGCTTCGCCGTCGACCGCCTGAGCCACTCCCTGCAGACCGCCACCCGCGCCTGGGAGGACGGCCAGGACGAGGAGTACGTAGTCTGCGCCTTGCTCCACGACATCGGCGACACCCTGGGTTCCTACAACCACCCGGACATCGCCGCCGCCATCCTCAAACCCTTCGTCAGCGAGGAGAATCTGTGGATGGTGGAGAAGCACGGCATCGTGCAGAGCTATTACTTCTTCCATCTGCTGGGCAAGGATCGCAACCTGCGCGACCAGTTGCGCGACCACCCGTGCTTCGAGCGCACCGTGGAGTTCTGCGCCAGGTACGACGCGCTAGCCTTCGACCCGGACTACCCGACCAAGCCGCTGGAATTCTTCGAGCCGATGCTGCGCCGCGTGTTCGCCGAGCCGAAGCGTTCGATGTATGTGCCGGCGCTGGGGCGGAAATAG
- a CDS encoding class II aldolase/adducin family protein, which yields MTDLHKIASPVRDREALEWQARVDLAACYRLVELFGWSDLIATHISARVPGTTDEFLINPFGMTFDEIRASDLIRIDLDGNQIGNSPYSANKAGFTIHSAVHQVRHDAACVIHLHTTDGVAVSALAEGLLPLSQTAMFLTGDVAYHDYEGPALNLAERERLQRDLGGKHLMILRNHGTLAVGASVAEAFVRMHMLERACAAQVRALSMGRPLNKASDEARATTESMCMTGMFGRYGQLAWPALLRKLDRQMPGYDT from the coding sequence ATGACTGACCTGCACAAGATCGCCAGCCCCGTCCGCGATCGGGAGGCCCTGGAGTGGCAGGCCCGCGTCGACCTTGCCGCCTGCTATCGGCTGGTCGAACTGTTCGGCTGGAGCGACCTGATCGCCACGCACATCTCCGCACGGGTGCCGGGTACCACTGACGAGTTCCTGATCAATCCGTTCGGCATGACCTTCGACGAGATCCGTGCCTCCGACCTGATCAGGATCGACCTCGACGGCAACCAGATCGGCAACTCGCCGTACAGCGCCAACAAGGCCGGCTTCACCATCCACAGCGCGGTGCATCAGGTGCGCCACGACGCGGCCTGCGTCATCCACCTGCACACCACTGACGGGGTGGCCGTGTCGGCATTGGCCGAGGGGCTGCTGCCGCTGTCGCAGACCGCGATGTTCCTCACCGGCGACGTGGCCTACCACGACTACGAAGGCCCGGCGCTAAACCTGGCGGAGCGCGAACGCCTGCAGCGCGACCTGGGTGGCAAGCACCTGATGATCCTGCGCAACCACGGCACCCTGGCCGTCGGCGCCAGCGTCGCCGAGGCCTTCGTGCGCATGCACATGCTCGAACGTGCCTGCGCCGCGCAGGTGCGGGCGCTGAGCATGGGCCGGCCGCTGAACAAGGCTTCCGACGAAGCGCGCGCCACCACCGAAAGCATGTGCATGACCGGCATGTTCGGCCGCTACGGCCAGCTGGCCTGGCCGGCGCTGCTGCGCAAGCTCGATCGGCAGATGCCCGGCTACGACACCTGA
- a CDS encoding TauD/TfdA family dioxygenase, with protein MNTLASPLSVSPALETDFALPAVHPALGAEVRVQLHPQGIPLFVTPASTRLKEDFAAFHAWFVAHEQAFEDLLKVYGALRFRGFPIRETADFSTMMAHYPSADMGYNGGGTPRAVVAGKVFEATRFDKELTLPLHQEMSYLPDWPLKVAFYCRVAPSSGGATNIGDIRRLEALVPQQLFEQVRQRGVLYKRNFRDGRLPTDGWHSYLTSLHRPWQQAFYTDDPAEAQSACEKMGLEWQWLEDGSLQTSYRNSGFITHPVLGSRHWFNQIATLIPLPSGSQAWNAFIEHYGEDKPRPNDVQYGDGTRIPRELVEVLRLAYAQATVSEPWQAGEVLLLDNVLTCHGRAPFEGTRDVQVQLIGSCSND; from the coding sequence ATGAATACCCTGGCATCCCCGCTGTCCGTTTCACCCGCGCTGGAAACCGATTTCGCCCTTCCCGCCGTGCATCCCGCCTTGGGCGCTGAGGTGCGGGTCCAGCTGCACCCGCAAGGCATCCCGCTGTTCGTCACCCCGGCGTCGACGCGGCTGAAGGAAGACTTCGCCGCCTTCCACGCCTGGTTCGTCGCCCACGAGCAGGCGTTCGAAGACTTGCTCAAGGTGTATGGCGCGCTGCGCTTCCGTGGTTTTCCGATCCGCGAAACCGCGGATTTCTCCACCATGATGGCGCACTATCCGAGTGCCGACATGGGCTACAACGGCGGTGGTACGCCGCGTGCGGTGGTGGCTGGCAAGGTGTTCGAGGCGACGCGCTTCGACAAGGAACTGACCCTGCCGCTGCACCAGGAGATGTCCTACCTGCCCGACTGGCCGCTGAAGGTCGCCTTCTATTGCCGGGTCGCGCCATCTTCCGGCGGCGCCACCAACATCGGCGATATCCGTCGCCTGGAGGCGCTGGTGCCGCAACAGCTGTTCGAGCAGGTGCGCCAGCGCGGGGTGCTGTACAAGCGCAACTTCCGCGACGGCCGTCTCCCCACCGATGGCTGGCACTCCTACCTGACCAGCCTGCACCGGCCCTGGCAGCAGGCCTTCTACACCGACGACCCGGCCGAGGCGCAGAGCGCCTGCGAGAAAATGGGTCTGGAATGGCAGTGGCTGGAAGACGGCAGCCTGCAGACCAGCTATCGCAACTCCGGCTTCATCACCCATCCGGTGCTGGGCAGTCGCCACTGGTTCAACCAGATCGCCACCCTGATCCCCTTGCCGAGTGGCAGCCAGGCCTGGAACGCCTTCATCGAGCACTATGGCGAGGACAAGCCGCGGCCGAACGACGTGCAGTACGGCGATGGCACGCGGATTCCACGGGAGTTGGTCGAGGTCCTGCGCCTGGCCTATGCGCAGGCCACCGTTTCCGAGCCCTGGCAGGCCGGCGAGGTGCTGCTGCTGGACAACGTGCTGACTTGCCACGGCCGCGCGCCGTTCGAGGGTACGCGCGACGTGCAGGTGCAACTGATAGGGAGCTGCAGCAATGACTGA
- a CDS encoding TetR/AcrR family transcriptional regulator, with protein MKPPLSELEGHRGYVAPRYSRGLRTTRMLLESGRRLLRQHPLDQVTINQLCAHAKVTTGAFYSRFDSKESYFKALQTLVLAELRSAIAARIELLDSRPWGLREALEMLTRNTRLWAYRHEGVLRASLIQRAHDGDDPFKQLNQDYLEQAVPRIARLHPAGSSPALELRIRFAFQIMMGTLVFALVNHGGIYNLNDRRLEQEMARSFYQYITQELETEQP; from the coding sequence ATGAAACCACCCCTGAGCGAGCTCGAAGGCCACCGCGGCTACGTCGCGCCCCGCTATTCACGCGGGCTGCGCACCACCCGCATGCTGTTGGAGTCCGGCCGGCGCCTGCTGCGTCAGCACCCACTGGACCAGGTCACGATCAACCAGCTGTGTGCCCACGCCAAAGTAACCACTGGGGCGTTCTACAGCCGCTTCGACAGCAAGGAGTCCTACTTCAAGGCCCTGCAGACCCTGGTGCTGGCCGAGTTGCGCAGCGCCATCGCAGCCCGCATTGAGCTGCTCGACTCCCGCCCCTGGGGGCTGCGCGAAGCCCTGGAGATGCTCACCCGCAACACCCGCCTGTGGGCCTACCGCCACGAGGGCGTGCTGCGCGCCTCGCTGATCCAGCGCGCGCACGATGGCGACGATCCATTCAAGCAGCTGAATCAGGACTACCTCGAACAGGCCGTCCCGCGCATTGCCCGTCTGCACCCGGCCGGCTCCTCCCCCGCGCTGGAGTTGCGCATCCGTTTCGCCTTCCAGATCATGATGGGCACCCTGGTGTTCGCCCTGGTCAACCACGGCGGCATCTACAACCTGAACGACCGGCGCCTGGAGCAGGAAATGGCTCGTTCGTTCTACCAGTACATCACCCAGGAACTGGAAACCGAACAGCCATAG
- a CDS encoding PQQ-dependent sugar dehydrogenase — protein sequence MLRHTLLSLATLLGAGLAQAEVSEHPSELGRVTSEVVASGLEHPWALAFLPGGGDMLVSERPGRLRIVRADGGLSKPLAGVPQVYAKGQGGLLDVALSPGFATDRLVYLTYAEGGGDQGLAGTTVGRGRLADDASRLEGFQVIFRQQPKLSSGIHFGSRLVFDRSGHLFIALGENNQRPTAQDLDKLQGKVVRIFPNGRVPDDNPFVGRPGARPEIWSYGHRNQQGAALNPWTGLLWTHEHGPRGGDEVNIPQAGKNYGWPLATHGINYSLLPIPEAKGKTVPGTEPPLYVWEKSPAISGMAFYDGDRFPAWRHSLFIGALVEQELIRLQLDGDRVVHEERLLEGLDVRIREVRQGPDGYLYLLTDERDGELLRVGLDAE from the coding sequence ATGTTGAGACATACCTTGTTGAGTCTGGCGACTTTGCTGGGCGCCGGCCTGGCCCAGGCCGAGGTGAGCGAGCACCCGAGCGAACTGGGCCGGGTGACCAGCGAGGTGGTCGCCAGTGGTTTGGAGCACCCTTGGGCGCTGGCTTTTCTGCCCGGTGGCGGGGACATGCTGGTCAGCGAGCGGCCGGGGCGCCTGCGCATCGTCCGTGCCGACGGCGGGCTGTCGAAGCCGTTGGCCGGGGTGCCGCAGGTCTACGCCAAGGGCCAGGGCGGTCTGCTGGATGTGGCGCTGTCGCCGGGCTTCGCCACGGATCGGCTGGTCTACCTGACCTACGCCGAGGGTGGTGGCGACCAGGGCCTGGCGGGCACCACGGTGGGGCGCGGCCGGCTGGCCGATGACGCCAGCCGGCTGGAGGGCTTCCAGGTGATCTTCCGCCAGCAACCGAAACTTTCCAGCGGCATCCACTTCGGTTCGCGCCTGGTGTTCGACCGCAGCGGCCACCTGTTCATCGCCCTTGGCGAGAACAACCAGCGACCGACCGCGCAGGACCTCGACAAACTGCAGGGCAAGGTGGTGCGGATTTTTCCCAACGGCCGGGTGCCGGACGATAACCCCTTCGTCGGCCGCCCGGGCGCCCGCCCGGAGATTTGGTCCTACGGTCATCGCAACCAGCAGGGCGCGGCGCTCAATCCCTGGACCGGCCTGCTCTGGACCCACGAGCACGGGCCGCGCGGCGGCGACGAAGTCAACATCCCGCAGGCCGGCAAGAACTATGGCTGGCCGCTGGCGACCCACGGCATCAACTACTCGCTACTGCCGATCCCAGAGGCCAAGGGCAAGACTGTGCCCGGTACCGAACCGCCGTTATACGTCTGGGAAAAGTCGCCGGCGATCAGCGGCATGGCCTTCTACGATGGCGATCGCTTTCCCGCCTGGCGGCATAGCCTGTTCATCGGTGCGCTGGTCGAGCAGGAGTTGATCCGCCTGCAGCTGGACGGCGACCGGGTGGTGCATGAGGAACGCCTGCTGGAAGGTCTCGACGTGCGCATCCGTGAGGTGCGCCAGGGGCCGGATGGCTATCTCTACCTGCTTACCGACGAGCGCGATGGCGAGCTGCTGAGGGTGGGGCTGGACGCAGAATAG
- the egtB gene encoding ergothioneine biosynthesis protein EgtB, whose amino-acid sequence MSTRARPVSASAPLAPLLARLQQVRATSERICAPLAVEDQVIQSMADVSPPKWHLAHVSWFFEAFLLKPYLPGYRTPNPAYDHLFNSYYETHGTPFPRPQRGLLSRPTVAEVLAYRHHVDRCLGELLDAPPAAHAEEINRRIELGLQHEQQHQELLLMDIKHILAQNPLCPAYRDDLPVPPTTSSNKLTWHSYPADLRQIGHAGDAFAFDCERPRHRVFVEAFRLASRPVSNGEYLAFIMDGGYARPELWLADGWTLINQLGWQAPLYWRHGDSGWEEITLGGRRPLDHHAPVCHLSFYEADAYATWAGMRLPTEAEWEVAAVDAPRQGNFYENDYLQPVAATAQAGALQQLFGDVWEWTASAYRPYPGFRPLAGSLGEYNGKFMSGQMVLRGGCCVTPGEHIRATYRNFFYPHMRWQFAGLRLATEA is encoded by the coding sequence ATGAGTACCCGGGCACGCCCTGTATCTGCTTCAGCGCCGCTCGCTCCGCTACTCGCGCGGCTGCAGCAGGTGCGCGCCACCAGCGAGCGTATCTGCGCGCCGCTGGCGGTGGAGGACCAGGTGATCCAGAGCATGGCCGATGTCAGCCCGCCGAAATGGCATCTGGCGCATGTCAGCTGGTTCTTCGAGGCCTTCCTGCTCAAGCCCTATCTGCCGGGTTACCGGACGCCGAACCCGGCCTATGACCACCTGTTCAACTCCTACTACGAGACTCACGGCACACCCTTCCCACGCCCCCAGCGCGGGCTGCTGTCACGACCGACGGTCGCCGAGGTGCTGGCCTATCGGCACCACGTCGACCGGTGCCTGGGCGAATTGCTCGACGCGCCGCCAGCCGCGCATGCCGAGGAGATAAATCGGCGCATCGAACTGGGCCTGCAGCATGAGCAGCAGCATCAGGAACTGCTGCTCATGGACATCAAACACATCCTCGCGCAGAACCCGCTGTGCCCGGCCTATCGCGACGACCTGCCGGTGCCGCCGACCACCTCATCGAACAAGCTGACCTGGCACAGCTACCCGGCCGATCTACGCCAGATCGGTCACGCCGGCGACGCCTTCGCCTTCGATTGCGAGCGCCCGCGCCACCGCGTGTTCGTCGAGGCCTTTCGCCTGGCCAGCCGACCGGTCAGCAACGGCGAATACCTCGCCTTCATCATGGACGGCGGTTATGCCCGGCCGGAACTGTGGCTGGCCGATGGCTGGACGCTGATCAACCAGCTCGGCTGGCAGGCGCCCCTGTATTGGCGGCATGGCGACAGCGGCTGGGAGGAAATCACCCTCGGCGGCCGGCGCCCGCTGGATCACCATGCACCGGTCTGCCACCTCAGCTTCTACGAGGCCGATGCCTATGCCACTTGGGCCGGCATGCGCTTGCCCACGGAGGCCGAGTGGGAAGTGGCGGCGGTCGACGCTCCACGGCAAGGCAATTTTTACGAAAACGACTACCTGCAGCCGGTCGCCGCGACTGCTCAGGCCGGCGCGCTGCAGCAGCTGTTCGGCGATGTCTGGGAATGGACCGCCAGCGCCTACCGCCCCTACCCCGGCTTCCGCCCGCTGGCCGGCAGCCTCGGTGAGTACAACGGCAAGTTCATGAGCGGGCAGATGGTCCTGCGTGGCGGCTGTTGCGTCACGCCCGGCGAACACATCCGCGCCACCTACCGCAACTTCTTCTACCCACACATGCGCTGGCAGTTCGCCGGTCTGCGCCTGGCCACGGAGGCTTGA
- the egtD gene encoding L-histidine N(alpha)-methyltransferase, with amino-acid sequence MANSVHFHDQRQQAAGISLREEALAGFAAKPKWISPKHFYDRRGSELFEQICQQPEYYPTRTEEAILAQAAGAIAEIAGHHASLVELGSGASRKVRLLLEAMHPASYLGIDISQDFLLASTTCLAGDYPWLEVHAACADFSQPMQLPDGFDGAHPLAFFPGSSIGNFTPAQAITFLGNLHNLLPRGGGLLIGVDLVKDRQVLEAAYNDKAGVTAAFNRNLLERIRQELDSDIDPQRFVHHAFFNERESRIEMHLISPQAQRVRIESEAFGFAAGESLHTENSYKYTAESFCDLAGAAGFKAIARWSDARQLFSVHYLERE; translated from the coding sequence ATGGCCAACAGCGTGCACTTTCATGATCAACGCCAGCAGGCCGCCGGCATTAGCCTGCGCGAGGAAGCCCTGGCCGGTTTCGCCGCCAAGCCGAAATGGATCTCGCCGAAACACTTCTACGATCGCCGCGGCTCGGAACTGTTCGAACAGATCTGCCAGCAACCCGAGTACTACCCGACCCGCACCGAGGAAGCGATCCTCGCCCAGGCCGCCGGCGCCATCGCCGAGATCGCCGGCCACCACGCCAGTCTGGTGGAGCTCGGCAGCGGCGCCAGCCGCAAGGTGCGCTTGCTGTTGGAGGCCATGCACCCAGCCAGCTACCTGGGCATCGACATCAGCCAGGACTTCCTGCTCGCCAGCACCACCTGCCTGGCCGGTGACTATCCCTGGCTGGAAGTGCATGCCGCCTGCGCCGATTTCTCCCAGCCGATGCAACTGCCCGACGGCTTCGACGGCGCCCACCCACTGGCGTTCTTTCCCGGCTCCAGCATCGGCAATTTCACCCCCGCGCAGGCCATCACGTTTCTCGGCAACCTGCACAACCTGCTGCCCAGGGGCGGCGGCCTGTTGATCGGCGTCGATCTGGTCAAGGACCGCCAAGTGCTGGAAGCGGCCTATAACGACAAGGCCGGGGTGACGGCGGCGTTCAATCGCAACCTGCTCGAACGCATCCGCCAGGAACTGGACAGCGACATCGACCCCCAGCGTTTCGTCCACCATGCGTTCTTCAACGAACGCGAGTCCCGCATCGAAATGCACCTGATCAGCCCGCAGGCGCAACGGGTGCGAATCGAAAGCGAGGCGTTCGGCTTCGCCGCTGGCGAAAGCCTGCACACCGAGAATTCCTACAAATACACCGCGGAAAGCTTCTGCGACCTGGCCGGTGCGGCCGGCTTCAAGGCCATCGCCCGCTGGAGCGACGCGCGCCAGCTGTTCAGCGTGCACTACCTGGAGCGCGAGTGA